In one Lolium rigidum isolate FL_2022 chromosome 3, APGP_CSIRO_Lrig_0.1, whole genome shotgun sequence genomic region, the following are encoded:
- the LOC124698782 gene encoding EPIDERMAL PATTERNING FACTOR-like protein 4 — protein MGWARRRGLTAPLLLLFLAAAIGACAATSRRTGPGGGRALQQYSWDPAAAARRRELVGPGSSPPTCRSRCGGCRPCRAVHVAIQPGVSFPLEYYPEAWRCKCGDRLFMP, from the exons ATGGGCTGGGCGAGACGCCGCGGCCTCAccgcgccgctcctcctcctcttcctcgccgccgccatcg GTGCGTGCGCGGCGACGAGCCGGAGGACCGGCCCCGGCGGCGGCAGAGCGCTGCAGCAGTACTCCTGGGACCCTGCGGCTGCGGCCAGGCGGAGGGAGCTTGTGGGGCCTgggtcgtcgccgccgacgtgccGGAGCAGGTGCGGGGGCTGCCGCCCGTGCCGGGCGGTGCACGTGGCCATCCAGCCCGGCGTCAGCTTCCCGCTCGAGTACTACCCGGAGGCCTGGCGCTGCAAGTGCGGGGACAGGCTCTTCATGCCCTGA